The region TGTAATCATTGTAATCCATATTAATTCTCCACCATATTAAACACTATAATCAACTATATAAAATTAATCTTCCACCCTGTAAAACCATCGCATCCAATCTACAGTACTTTTTATTCCTTCTTCAGGATCTATTTTAGGATCATGTTTTAAGTCTTTTATAGCTTTAGAAAAGTCCATAGTTTTGACTTGGGTTGTGAAATCTTCGGCCTCTTCATAGTTAACTAATGAATCATCTCTACCAACAGCTTTCAGGACAAGATCAGAATATTCTTTAATATCTTTCTCCCATTCAGTCCGACCACCAACATTATAGACCTCTCCTGGAATGAAGTTATCCACAATATTAGCAAAAGTACGAGCAGTGTCACCCACATAATCAATAATACGTTTGTGACCTTCATAAACGGTATAAGGTTGATTGTGCAGGGCTTTATAAATAAAAATAGGTATAAAACCTTTATACGGAGAATATTCCTCATGAGGTCCGTAACAATTCACAGGCCGTACACGTACCGTTTCCGTATCGAACATGGTAGCTGAGTTC is a window of Methanobacterium sp. Maddingley MBC34 DNA encoding:
- a CDS encoding NAD dependent epimerase/dehydratase family protein (PFAM: NAD dependent epimerase/dehydratase family); translated protein: MIRLQEKLGFKMIFFSSAEVYGDYTGIMSEDVMLNNPIKDTYQMNDYAITKWAGELMCRNSATMFDTETVRVRPVNCYGPHEEYSPYKGFIPIFIYKALHNQPYTVYEGHKRIIDYVGDTARTFANIVDNFIPGEVYNVGGRTEWEKDIKEYSDLVLKAVGRDDSLVNYEEAEDFTTQVKTMDFSKAIKDLKHDPKIDPEEGIKSTVDWMRWFYRVED